The Fimbriimonas ginsengisoli Gsoil 348 genome window below encodes:
- the lipA gene encoding lipoyl synthase, which yields MTQRLPEWLTIRLPRPDTIKEVEGMMRAKNLHTVCESARCPNLPECWSKKTATFMILGDTCTRSCGFCAIKVGRGLTVDQDEPQNVAQVSKDLGLKHIVVTSVARDDLADEGSSQFAETIRLIHAANPLTIVEVLTPDFKAKRWCIKNVTDAHPEIYNHNIETIERLHTVVRPQAKYGRSLDVLRTVKELDPSIYTKSGIMLGLGETRDEVIRTLRDLREAGVDAVTIGQYLRPTMRHLPVNDFVHPNEFKEYEQIGEEMGFAFVASGPFIRSSYNAIEFSKKVMAERLARMDEPAAVG from the coding sequence ATGACCCAGCGGCTTCCGGAGTGGCTGACCATCCGGCTTCCTCGCCCCGACACGATCAAAGAGGTTGAGGGCATGATGCGCGCCAAAAACCTGCACACCGTGTGCGAAAGTGCCCGCTGTCCCAACCTTCCCGAGTGTTGGAGCAAGAAGACCGCGACCTTCATGATCCTCGGCGATACATGCACCCGGAGCTGCGGCTTCTGCGCCATCAAAGTAGGTCGAGGGCTCACCGTCGATCAGGACGAGCCTCAGAACGTCGCTCAAGTTTCCAAGGACCTCGGTCTCAAGCATATCGTCGTCACCTCCGTTGCGCGCGACGATCTGGCCGACGAGGGCTCCTCCCAGTTTGCCGAGACGATACGGTTGATCCACGCCGCGAACCCCCTGACGATCGTCGAGGTTCTTACGCCCGATTTCAAGGCGAAGCGTTGGTGCATCAAAAACGTGACCGACGCGCACCCTGAGATCTACAACCACAACATCGAAACCATCGAGCGCCTCCACACCGTGGTGCGGCCGCAGGCGAAATATGGCCGATCGCTCGATGTTTTGCGAACCGTAAAGGAGCTTGATCCGTCGATCTACACGAAATCGGGGATTATGCTCGGCCTCGGGGAGACGAGGGACGAGGTAATCCGGACTCTAAGGGACCTGCGTGAAGCGGGAGTCGACGCCGTTACCATCGGCCAATACCTCCGCCCCACCATGAGGCACCTTCCGGTCAACGACTTCGTACATCCGAACGAGTTCAAAGAGTACGAGCAAATCGGTGAAGAAATGGGTTTCGCCTTCGTGGCGAGTGGTCCTTTCATCAGGTCGTCGTACAATGCGATCGAGTTCAGCAAAAAGGTGATGGCAGAGCGTCTCGCACGGATGGACGAGCCGGCTGCCGTCGGTTAG
- a CDS encoding ATP-binding protein, with the protein MFDVASEMENPQSQRTPPSRDQGIATFVLVGFRRKPAADIGGEPVQATKSELTARFALPSQAVRAAVAAVAAATDDRYAAITTGEYGPDTLDSLMERLKAINAVGQPGQVVVSLGTLEMVRTSLSSELEFSDLGTIEVLPGHFERLFLVANEALRSAPARPVIRPDNRRSTTFLGRARELEELRRQLDLSRIVSVTGPSGIGKSALLQRLITEVEGDFTDGATLIDLSQVSQPALLGPMLVRLLNAPKLPGEDHIEALIAYLRPRQTLLVLDNAEHLLAEVRRFVTALSDSCNELALLVGSHRPLRVAGEWRYRLEGMDTPTIAEDWRAIAEYDSVSLFVDRAQMVDPKFRLTPENATAIAAVCLRLDGIPLAIELAAAKTQVLSPRQILDRLDDRFLLLRDADGSRPERQKTLETTVDWGYQHLRPEARTLLRRLAVFQGAITIEQATEVCVDAMLPQDLVLPAFEELVEASMLATSSARGPEKRFTLTETIRLYAHARLKAEKEEGVFALRHRDWCLRFAGEIAAGLSGPFQVEWLDRLDASYEDLRTVIERNVLRGGEGLLAVQMTLAIHQFYLLRHYLAEGLRVVDMVASAKTCQEVPALYRVFNLGVHLADFLGDREASRLYALRSVSFARRSSNPSAIAAARAMLAHRALEVRKYVRARRHYLAAIKVFRAQGNEPFLLRSLVSLSSAEPYLGLLQEAREHLLEAEPLIERAREPVLKAYFHQNIAHIELAENRPLEALANVSRAFPIFVAAQESNGMATCMRNAAYAFEMLALQRIAAQLVGANSNFGARLEKQMRLDEEERFERLVSRLTDALGVERYAFATLEGTEMSPEAITELLEAVHSG; encoded by the coding sequence GTGTTCGACGTCGCTTCGGAAATGGAAAATCCGCAAAGTCAGAGGACCCCTCCAAGCCGCGATCAAGGGATCGCCACCTTTGTCTTGGTCGGTTTCCGACGTAAGCCGGCCGCCGATATCGGAGGCGAGCCCGTTCAGGCCACCAAGAGCGAGCTGACGGCTCGGTTCGCCCTTCCTTCGCAGGCCGTCCGCGCGGCCGTGGCGGCGGTAGCCGCCGCAACCGACGACCGGTATGCCGCCATAACCACCGGCGAGTACGGTCCGGACACCTTAGATTCGCTGATGGAGCGGCTGAAGGCGATCAACGCGGTCGGTCAGCCGGGACAAGTCGTCGTCTCGCTCGGGACCTTGGAGATGGTTCGCACCTCCCTCTCCTCGGAACTGGAGTTTTCCGATCTAGGGACGATCGAGGTGCTTCCCGGTCACTTCGAACGGTTGTTCCTGGTCGCAAACGAGGCGCTTCGGAGCGCGCCCGCGCGGCCGGTCATCCGGCCCGACAATCGACGGTCGACGACGTTCCTTGGGCGAGCGAGAGAGTTAGAGGAGCTCCGGCGCCAGCTCGATCTAAGCCGAATCGTCAGTGTCACCGGTCCCTCGGGTATCGGCAAGTCGGCTCTTCTTCAGCGCCTGATTACGGAGGTCGAAGGAGACTTTACCGATGGGGCAACCCTTATCGACCTGTCGCAAGTTTCTCAGCCTGCCCTGCTCGGACCGATGCTGGTGCGGCTCCTTAACGCCCCGAAGCTGCCCGGCGAAGACCATATCGAAGCGCTGATCGCCTACCTACGACCCCGGCAGACCCTGCTCGTTCTCGATAACGCCGAGCACCTATTGGCGGAGGTCCGGCGATTCGTCACCGCCTTGTCCGACTCCTGCAACGAGCTCGCGCTTTTGGTCGGCAGTCACCGTCCGCTACGGGTGGCCGGAGAGTGGCGGTACCGCCTCGAGGGGATGGACACGCCGACCATCGCCGAGGATTGGCGGGCGATCGCGGAATACGATTCCGTCTCGCTGTTCGTCGACCGAGCCCAGATGGTCGATCCGAAGTTCAGGCTTACGCCCGAGAATGCGACGGCGATCGCCGCGGTTTGCTTACGGCTCGACGGCATTCCTCTTGCCATCGAATTGGCGGCGGCTAAGACGCAGGTTCTAAGTCCGCGGCAGATCTTGGATCGCCTCGACGATCGATTCTTGCTTCTTCGGGACGCGGACGGTTCGCGCCCGGAGCGTCAGAAGACGCTGGAAACCACGGTCGACTGGGGTTATCAGCACCTTCGACCCGAAGCTCGCACTCTCCTGCGCCGGCTGGCGGTTTTCCAGGGCGCGATCACGATCGAGCAGGCAACCGAGGTCTGCGTCGATGCGATGCTTCCCCAAGATCTCGTTCTGCCGGCCTTCGAAGAGCTTGTCGAGGCTTCGATGCTGGCAACCTCCTCCGCCCGTGGTCCCGAGAAGCGGTTTACGCTAACGGAAACGATCCGCCTCTACGCTCATGCGCGGCTCAAGGCGGAAAAAGAAGAAGGGGTGTTCGCCTTGAGACACCGCGACTGGTGCCTCCGTTTTGCAGGCGAAATCGCCGCTGGCCTGTCTGGCCCCTTCCAGGTCGAATGGCTCGACCGGCTGGACGCCTCGTACGAGGACCTCCGCACGGTGATCGAGCGAAACGTCCTGCGAGGCGGAGAGGGCCTGCTCGCGGTTCAAATGACGCTCGCCATCCACCAGTTCTATCTGCTTAGGCACTACCTGGCGGAAGGGTTGCGGGTCGTGGATATGGTTGCGTCGGCCAAAACTTGCCAGGAAGTGCCCGCCCTATACCGGGTATTCAACCTTGGTGTGCACCTTGCCGACTTCCTCGGCGACCGGGAAGCATCGAGGCTTTACGCGCTTCGAAGTGTGAGTTTCGCGCGGCGTTCTAGTAACCCGTCAGCGATCGCTGCCGCTCGGGCTATGCTTGCCCATCGGGCTCTAGAAGTCCGCAAGTACGTACGAGCTCGGCGGCACTACTTAGCCGCCATAAAGGTTTTTCGCGCTCAAGGTAACGAGCCATTCCTCCTCCGCAGCCTCGTGTCGCTTAGCTCCGCAGAACCATATCTCGGCCTGCTTCAGGAGGCTCGAGAGCATCTTCTCGAGGCTGAACCGTTGATCGAGAGAGCTCGGGAGCCGGTTCTCAAAGCGTATTTCCACCAGAACATTGCCCATATCGAGCTTGCCGAGAATCGACCGCTGGAAGCGTTGGCAAATGTATCGCGCGCATTTCCCATCTTCGTAGCTGCCCAAGAGAGCAACGGTATGGCGACCTGTATGCGGAATGCAGCCTATGCGTTCGAGATGCTTGCGTTGCAAAGAATTGCGGCGCAGTTAGTTGGCGCCAACTCGAATTTTGGAGCGCGCCTTGAAAAACAGATGCGTCTAGATGAAGAGGAGAGATTTGAACGGCTAGTTTCGCGGCTTACGGACGCGTTGGGGGTCGAGCGGTATGCATTTGCAACGTTAGAAGGAACTGAAATGTCGCCGGAGGCGATCACGGAACTTCTTGAAGCTGTTCACTCTGGATAG